In Scomber japonicus isolate fScoJap1 chromosome 20, fScoJap1.pri, whole genome shotgun sequence, the genomic window attttggttttctttgagGTTATTTTGACTTAATTTGATCCGTGTTACATTAATTTGTCGACATGTAAGTAAGAACCTAGGCTCACGCACAGCTATAGAAATCATGAATTGCTTAATGTGAAACTAAACAAGAAGAGAGGGTGGATGGAGGAATTGAATCAGAAAATGGCAAAGGAACAAGACAAGTGGAAGGATGGTAATTTTGAATTTAGAAGAAAgggaacagaaagaaaaagaaagttggTTCATTGAGTCTTGAAAAAGAAACCTACATGGTTGGAATGAAGATTCTGGATTTGGGAGAAGGTGCTGGATGTGGAGCTCTGTCAGAAAAGCACACTGTGGCAAGATGGATTAAGAATAAAGTGGATGAAGTTAAGCTGATCAACATTAAACAGTTGATAGTCATTGAGTGTCACCTATGTCAAAGATACAAATGGAAAAAGCCTTAAAAATCTTGGTGTTGGGTTCTGggatggatatatatatatatatatatagtagggTGTTGTTGATGGAGTCTCACACAGAGTGGATGTAAGTAGATTTAAAGAGTGTTAAGTAATAACAGACAGTTATAGAATGAAGAGAGTTGACAAagaagtttttcttttaattatgaAATTAAATCTGTTATGCTTCACTTTGATCTTGAGTACTTCCCTGATAGTGTTCTTGGACCAAATATTGTACGAAGTAATATGCAGCAGTATGTTCCCAAACACATTTCCAGTGAAAGAATGGTTGGAATTTTGGTCATGGTTTATATGTATGAGTAAAATCACCCTCCCCACATGTGGTTAATGTGGGGAGAATGAGTGAAGGATCCAGTGTCTTTGCAAAGGGAATCGTGCAGCATGGGAGGATCACTATCcaaagacagggagggaggcagaaataATCAGGGTCAGATCTATGACTTAAAAATGTTACCTGATGTagcagatggtttgttacatgGAACCATCTGGGAAGCCATCTTTGGAAACTGCTTGAAAAGGGCAGAGAGTATCAAAAATACCCAGCAGGTAGTCAGATCAACCATCTAACTATAACTGTCTACACTGTCTTACCTTGTAAGGTAGTTGGATTTGTTCAATGATTGGTCCAAGCCATCAGTGGTTCTGATACAAgcacataacttgaagcctgagaAGCAAATCCAGCTAACCTTGCAAGGTGATTAAgcatgaggaagaaggaaatgtaATGAGAAGCTAAGGAGGACAAATAAATCAGGAAGcattatgagtttttttttagttttacaagAATCCAGTGACATTTTTGGCCTTGGAAAAAAGTTGAAAGAAATTTGAAAGATTTGTGGGTGTTGTGGGAGTGTCTGGAGAAAGTGTGCAGCAGCTAGACACCTAAAAAATAGAGAATTTATAACAGAGTGGGAAATGGGTGGGAAGAGGTAGAGTGCTTTTAGGCACTCTAGGAAGGCAGGGGTTACTATTATTTTACCAGTAGTGATTTTATTTcaatccagtaggtggcggtaatgcgaCATTTTGGACAGCAGCCGCCACTAAAAACcaaaaagaagaacaacaaacaggaagagaaaaagcaCTTCCTCTGCACATACGCCGGGTTTGGAAATCGCGTTTAAATGAATACGCAGACATTTTGTTGTTCCATATCCATGTGTTTTAAAGATTCATGCTCTTTACTGTCATGCTCGCTGACAACATTGTTTTGAGGCACAAAGCCGGAAGTGGTTGCTTGTATTTTGCGTTACTTGTCACAAAAAGTCCCCTTTGTGAATCACCTCAACAAACAACGAGGCCTGGCTGGATGTCATCATGTGAGAAGGTTGGGCTCTCTCTTTAGATACAGTCGGCACTCTCCAGCTTCACTTACTTCCACTCAAACACCGAGAATGGACGACTGTTGTCAGCAGACCCCACTGTTTACATTCGGTGTGATAGCTGACATTCAGTACGCAGATATAGACGACGGCTTTAATTACTCCAAGACGAGGAAGCGTTACTACCGGAGCAGCCTGGAACTGCTGAGAAATGCCCGGGAAAGTTGGACCGAGTCGGCTGTCAAACCTCAGTTCATCCTCCAGCTGGGAGACATTATCGACGGCTTTAATAAGGAGCACAACGCGTCCCAGCAGGCCCTGGACAGCGTGCTGAGAGAGTTCAGCTCCAGCCCGATGGAGGTCCATCATGTGTGGGGTAACCACGAGTTTTATAACTTCAGTAGGAGCGTATTGTTGCGTTCAAAGCTTAACAGCACACTCCACGTCGACAGGAGCTTCACTGGAGCCCAGGCCGGGGGTGAAATATACGCCTACCACTTCAGCCCGTTCCCCGGGTTTAGATTTGTTGTGCTGGATGCCTATGACGTGAGTCTGCTGGGTAGAGAAGAGTCCAGTGAACAGTATGCCACTGCTTTGAAATTGATAAAGCTGTACAACAGCAACGAGGACCTCAACTGTCCCCCAGGTATGTAGttgtcactgttttattttatgatgacACACCGGGAAGCCTGGAAGTTCTACCCTATAATAATACCCTATTTAAAAGGTCCAGTGTGGACGATTTAGTGACACCTAGCGGCGAGGTCGCAATTTGCAACCGACTGAAAATCATCTGAACCGCCTACATTTCACTACATTATTTTCACGACTGCACTGATAACTGTATAAGTAActgaaactagctccacctcctaCAGTAGAAGGACAGGCAGTCACAGAGGGATTGAGGGAGAGAATTCCAGAGCTTGGGGGCCATGGCGTTGAAGGACCAGTCTCCCAAGGTGGACAGTTTGGTGTGTGGGACAGTGAGGAGGTTGCAGTCGGAAGATCTGAGAGGCCGAAAGGGAAAGTAGGGGGTCAGGAGTTCACTGAGGTATACAGGAGCCAGGTTATGGAgggctttgaaggtgaggagtaGGATTTTGAATTTTATATGGGACaaacatcaagctcataatactgatgtacttgtactgtaatactttagctatatcactcataatacttaggCTATGTACAttaactgtaatattttaactacatcactcataatacgtATGTACTTTAACTTAAGTCACATATGCTTCATATGGATCCGGAGCTGTTAAATCATGATCTTTTACCATCATGTCCCAagcagctccactggagcagCTTAATGTTAAGTGCCTTGCTCAATTGCAAACTCTAAATCAGCAGTAGTGGTTGAGCGATGACACCATAACACGAAAGTTCTCTAAATGGGAATCTGCCtctttattttcaaaaatgaaGTTGACCTT contains:
- the adprm gene encoding manganese-dependent ADP-ribose/CDP-alcohol diphosphatase — its product is MDDCCQQTPLFTFGVIADIQYADIDDGFNYSKTRKRYYRSSLELLRNARESWTESAVKPQFILQLGDIIDGFNKEHNASQQALDSVLREFSSSPMEVHHVWGNHEFYNFSRSVLLRSKLNSTLHVDRSFTGAQAGGEIYAYHFSPFPGFRFVVLDAYDVSLLGREESSEQYATALKLIKLYNSNEDLNCPPVRWSLEQRFTKFNGGFSKDQLDWLDSVLSSADEKGEKVTIVSHLPVHPDSTDPICLAWNHDELLDIIRSHFSVVCFMAGHDHDGGYTRDKQTGVHHLTLEGVIETPPCSNAFGTVSVYEDRMVLKGKGRITDRVFLFP